The Abyssisolibacter fermentans nucleotide sequence CAAATTGTTGGTGTTGTTGTATTATCATCTTCAATTGAGGACATTTTTATAAAGATAGACAATTTGAAAAAAATGTTATATCTAATATATTTGGTTTGTGTTGTCATAACAACAATAATAGGTATTGTAATGTCCGATTATTTGTTGTATCCAATTAAGAAATTTACTAAAGCAATAAATAATATGACTAAAGGAAAGCTTGGTCAAATTGTAACGATTGATTCAAATGACGAGTTTAAACAATTAGCTAATGCTTTTAATTTAATTAGTACTCAATTGAGTCAAGTAGATATACAAAGGAGAGATTTTGTAGCAAATGTTTCACATGAGCTTAAAACACCCTTATGTGCAATAAAACTTCTATCAAGTTCATTGCTACATGAAAATGAAAAAAATGTTGAAATATATAAAGATTTTTTAAAGGATATCGATTCAGAAGTAGATAGATTGACTAAAATTATAGATAATTTATTAGCTCTTGTTGATTTAGATAGTGAAAAATTAAGTTTGAATTATCAAGTTACTTACATAAATTATTTATTAGAGAAGATTATTCAAAGAATGAAACCTTTGGCTGATGAAAAAGACATTGATATCAAGTATATTCAAATAGATAAAATACAAATAGATGTTGATTTAGATAAGATACAGCAGGCAATAATAAATATAATACATAACGCTATTAAATATACTCCTAATGGTGGGATGATTATTGTTAAGTTATATATTAGAGATAAAAATATGGTGATAGAAGTAAAAGACAATGGCATAGGAATACCTAAAGATGATATTGAACATATATTTGAAAGATTTTATAGAGTTGATAAGGCAAGGACAAGAAACACAGGAGGGACAGGTTTGGGGCTTTCTATTGCATATCAGATAGTAACATTACACCAAGGTTTGATAGACATAAAAAGTAATGTAGGTAAAGGAACATCTTTCTTTATAATAATACCGATGGATGGTAAAAGTATTTACCTAGATAGGAGGTAATTCATGAGAAGAAAAATACTTTTTTTAATATTCATTGTAACTTTTTTATTATCAGGATGCAATAATAAATATAATGTAAAAGAGAATGTACAATTACCGATAATAGAACCTTATACATCAGATTTGCGTTCTAACATAAATCTTTACTTTGTTGACAAGGATATGAGTAAGCTAGCTATTGAAAAAAGAACGTTTAAAGGTGAAATGACTTCAATAAAAAATGTTCTTGTTAATCAATTGTTTACTGGACCTAAATCTAGTGAATATATTAATATTATACCATCAGACTTGAAGATATTATCAGTAATAGAAAAAGATCATGTTATTTATATAAATTTATCTAAAGATATTGATAAAATTGATGTTGATGAAAAAGAAGAAGCATTAATTTTGTATTCATTAATAAATACTGTTAGTAATTATAGTAAAATTGATAATGTACAAATT carries:
- a CDS encoding GerMN domain-containing protein translates to MRRKILFLIFIVTFLLSGCNNKYNVKENVQLPIIEPYTSDLRSNINLYFVDKDMSKLAIEKRTFKGEMTSIKNVLVNQLFTGPKSSEYINIIPSDLKILSVIEKDHVIYINLSKDIDKIDVDEKEEALILYSLINTVSNYSKIDNVQIFIEGKRRNKFINYYKIDEPLLYSNSILENYQSPITVIEKYFNSILNKKYLHAIRMRYKYVNNDIRKNDLIFDLESQFENITEINIKSYNIDKYDNEINLYMKIEMYNNKYKRYEEYNYKSNLIRYKNSFLINEIVKI
- a CDS encoding sensor histidine kinase, translated to MIILNVLITENILKSDLEDRQIDLLTKANIVANRVRHYNTDDFNYYNSVILNYINKVSIDFNTRILITNEFGEVKADSFNKLTGIILNHDEVVKARNGENSTGIYRFQNVGNVMYNAVPMYYKDQIVGVVVLSSSIEDIFIKIDNLKKMLYLIYLVCVVITTIIGIVMSDYLLYPIKKFTKAINNMTKGKLGQIVTIDSNDEFKQLANAFNLISTQLSQVDIQRRDFVANVSHELKTPLCAIKLLSSSLLHENEKNVEIYKDFLKDIDSEVDRLTKIIDNLLALVDLDSEKLSLNYQVTYINYLLEKIIQRMKPLADEKDIDIKYIQIDKIQIDVDLDKIQQAIINIIHNAIKYTPNGGMIIVKLYIRDKNMVIEVKDNGIGIPKDDIEHIFERFYRVDKARTRNTGGTGLGLSIAYQIVTLHQGLIDIKSNVGKGTSFFIIIPMDGKSIYLDRR